The Aphis gossypii isolate Hap1 chromosome 3, ASM2018417v2, whole genome shotgun sequence genome includes a region encoding these proteins:
- the LOC114129393 gene encoding protein tramtrack, beta isoform-like translates to MSQNNGQSQRFCLRWNNHQSNLLAVFDQLLTSEAFVDVTLAVEGQMLRAHKMVLSACSPYFQTLFVGHPDRHPIVILKDVPLVDMRSLLDFMYRGEVSVDQDRLAAFLKVAESLRIKGLTEVNEDRGDLPSLASSLLQSHSSSPSSSPVHNNQMAHVPQLQRIHNHSPLPMKRPLPSHPLHDQQRQHLSYPMNPLLGSALTAPKRKRGRPRKLSTGSNSPSRPNDNNNDDSRASTPVGTSAGSGRDPPDLLELNMSEESESAAAAPRHLDSPSQDDIPDHEDMEEEYTENGMEIKQEPVDPVPGTSQDLSTVKKEYDTHSTSMQLDQSACDVESEQTRTSFKDTNGTSDLDNTTNHANRPIMDKYSVRQFCTQESSNLFRCNLCRKTYTHISNFCRHFLSSHHGIRQEVPCPVCTRMFTRRDNMLTHMKQVHRVSAPKVYATNNNSSSRFEYNSL, encoded by the exons ATGTCACAAAACAATGGACAATCCCAGAGGTTTTGCCTCCGATGGAACAACCATCAATCCAACTTGCTTGCTGTTTTCGATCAATTATTGACGAGCGAGGCATTTGTAGATGTGACATTAGCTGTCGAAGGTCAAATGCTTCGTGCTCACAAAATGGTTCTTTCAGCATGCAGTCCTTACTTtcag acgCTTTTTGTTGGACACCCTGATAGACATCCAATTGTAATACTCAAAGATGTTCCACTAGTTGACATGAGATCTTTATTAGACTTCATGTACAGAGGCGAG gttaGTGTAGATCAAGATAGATTGGCAGCTTTTCTTAAAGTGGCAGAATCATTGCGAATCAAAGGTTTAACTGAGGTCAATGAAGATCGTGGAGACTTACCCTCATTAGCTTCTTCTCTTCTTCAGTCTCACTCATCATCTCCATCTTCTTCACCAGTACACAATAACCAAATGGCTCATGTGCCTCAACTTCAACGCATACACAATCATAGTCCTTTGCCTATGAAAAGGCCACTGCCATCTCATCCACTTCACGATCAACAGCGTCAACATTTGTCATACCCAATGAACCCGTTATTAGGATCTGCTCTGACTGCACCAAAGAGAAAACGTGGACGCCCCAGGAAATTATCCACTGGAAGTAACTCACCTTCTAGgccaaatgataataataatgatgatagtaGAGCATCCACGCCAGTTGGTACAAGCGCAG gaAGTGGCCGTGATCCACCAGATTTATTAGAATTGAACATGTCTGAAGAATCAGAATCTGCTGCAGCTGCACCTAGACATTTGGATTCTCCTAGCCAAGATGATATACCTGATCACGAAGACATGGAAGAAGAGTATACAGAAAATGGAATGGAAATAAAACAAGAGCCTGTTGACCCAGTTCCAGGAACATCCcaag atttaagtaCAGTGAAAAAAGAATATGACACTCATTCTACTAGTATGCAGTTAGACCAAAGCGCATGTg atgtAGAATCTGAACAAACACGTACTTCATTTAAAGATACAAATGGAACAAGTGACTTAGACAATACTACAAACCATGCTAATCGCCCAATTATGGACAAGTATTCAGTTCGTCAATTCTGTACTCAAGAATCAAGCAATCTTTTTAGGTGTAATTTGTGTCGCAAAACATACACTCACATTAGTAACTTCTGTAGACATTTCCTTTCATCTCATCATGGAATTAGACAAGAAGTGCCCTGCCCTGTGTGTACTAGAATGTTTACAAGAAGGGATAATATGTTAACACATATGAAACAAGTACACAGAGTTTCTGCTCCAAAAGTTTATGCTACAAACAACAATAGCAGTTCtagatttgaatataatagtttgtga
- the LOC126551399 gene encoding uncharacterized protein LOC126551399: protein MIRNYNNVPSSPNIFNSPVGKFLVEDDHDSPINHLMTSPSPKQDKSTIFMSQPNKLTPDTPVLKTLKTNNVKKKLCFSQPSNLSEGIHAQQIKNNVNNNSSTENNEIKNGDFQNLVLTLLSKIKYEISNLSSTLNIQQATINAFDTFLKSTGQTIASQIFNQNSSITIDDIFPIKTEEELEIFEERIKSDKIFRNTATSKLSVLIGIKDIGDSTRRLMSKMIVDEVLCNYSLLGFKKKKNFSQLSTYRLLIDTIRLNPKFQNKLDKEIDVPLATWLSHAKFRLQSS from the exons ATGatcagaaattataataacgttcCCTCAAgtccaaatattttcaattctcCTGTTGGGAAGTTTTTGGTTGAGGATGATCATGATTCTCCTATTAATCATTTGATGACTTCTCCATCTCCAAAACAAGACAAgtcaacaatatttatgtcaCAGCCAAACAAACTAACTCCAGATACCCCAGTGTTAAAGACATTAAAgacaaataatgttaaaaaaaaattatgtttctcACAACCATCAAATTTATCagaag gtatacatgctcaacaaattaaaaacaatgttaataataattcttctaccgaaaacaatgaaataaaaaatggcg attttcaaaACCTTGTCCTGactttattaagtaaaattaagtatgaaatatctaatttaagcTCAACATTAAACATTCAACAAGCTACCATAAACGCATTTgacacttttttaaaaagtaccgGACAAACCATTGCTTCCCaaatttttaaccaaaattCTTCAATAACAATTGATGATATATTCCCAATAAAAACAGAAGAAGAACtagaaatatttgaagaaagAATCAAAAGCGATAAGATATTTCGAAATACTGCg ACATCAAAACTCTCGGTGCTGATTGGCATCAAAGATATTGGTGATAGCACAAGGCGTTTGATGTCCAAAATGATTGTAGATGAAGTGCTTTGCAATTATTCACTATTAggtttcaagaaaaaaaagaactttTCTCAACTATCCACTTATCGTTTATTAATTg ACACCATACGACTTAATCctaaattccaaaataaattgGATAAAGAAATTGATGTGCCGTTGGCTACTTGGTTATCGCATGCCAAGTTTCGTCTCCAGTCTTcctaa